The following proteins are encoded in a genomic region of Hymenobacter siberiensis:
- a CDS encoding MFS transporter, with the protein MSRILPTIVGAQFCCTSLWFAGNAVAPDMAARLHQGPGFVASLTSAVQLGFIAGTLAFALLAVADRFSPSRVFALSAALAALCNLGLVLPGLPVAGLLACRVLTGFFLAGIYPVGMKIAADYYAAGLGRSLSWLVGALVLGTAFPHLLKSMGGQLPWQAVAWATSDLALLGGAALLLLVPDGPYRRAGARPAFTAFLAGFRQPAFRAAAFGYFGHMWELYTFWAFVPVVLAAFNARHAGAALPVPLLSFGIIGGGSLACVGAGLLAQRLGPARVATGALALSGICCLASGLVLGTGSGAALGAFLGFWGLVVVADSPMFSTLVARHAPAETRGAALTIVNCLGFALTIVSVQLTGWQVLQLPQHLLLLLPLAVGPALGLWALWQGRRVVEA; encoded by the coding sequence ATGTCCCGTATTCTTCCCACCATTGTGGGGGCGCAGTTTTGCTGCACCTCGCTGTGGTTTGCCGGCAATGCCGTAGCGCCCGATATGGCGGCGCGCCTGCACCAGGGGCCCGGCTTTGTGGCCTCGCTCACCAGCGCCGTGCAGTTGGGCTTCATTGCCGGCACCCTGGCGTTTGCCCTGCTGGCCGTGGCCGACCGGTTCTCGCCGTCGCGGGTATTTGCGCTGAGCGCGGCGCTGGCGGCGCTCTGCAACCTGGGGCTGGTGCTGCCGGGGCTGCCAGTGGCGGGCCTGCTGGCCTGCCGGGTACTCACGGGGTTTTTCCTGGCCGGCATCTACCCGGTAGGCATGAAAATAGCGGCCGACTACTACGCGGCCGGGCTGGGCCGCTCGCTGAGCTGGCTGGTGGGGGCGCTGGTGCTGGGCACCGCGTTTCCGCACTTGCTCAAGAGCATGGGCGGGCAGTTGCCCTGGCAGGCGGTGGCCTGGGCTACCTCCGACCTGGCGCTGCTGGGCGGCGCGGCCCTCCTGCTGCTGGTGCCCGATGGCCCTTACCGCCGGGCCGGCGCGCGCCCGGCTTTCACGGCGTTTCTGGCGGGGTTCCGGCAGCCGGCGTTTCGGGCGGCGGCGTTTGGCTACTTCGGGCACATGTGGGAGCTCTACACGTTCTGGGCCTTCGTGCCGGTGGTGCTGGCGGCCTTCAATGCCCGGCACGCGGGGGCGGCGCTGCCGGTGCCGCTGCTGTCGTTCGGCATCATTGGCGGGGGCAGCCTGGCCTGCGTGGGCGCGGGGCTGCTGGCCCAGCGCCTGGGGCCGGCCCGCGTCGCAACCGGGGCGCTGGCGCTGTCGGGCATCTGCTGCCTGGCATCGGGCCTCGTGCTGGGCACGGGCTCGGGAGCGGCGCTGGGGGCTTTTCTGGGGTTCTGGGGGCTGGTGGTGGTGGCCGATTCGCCGATGTTTTCGACGCTGGTGGCCCGGCATGCCCCCGCCGAAACGCGCGGGGCCGCGCTGACTATCGTCAACTGCCTGGGCTTTGCGCTCACCATTGTCAGCGTGCAGCTCACCGGCTGGCAGGTGCTGCAGCTGCCGCAGCACCTGCTGCTGCTGCTGCCGCTGGCCGTGGGGCCGGCGCTGGGGCTGTGGGCGCTGTGGCAGGGGCGGCGGGTGGTAGAAGCGTGA
- a CDS encoding alpha/beta hydrolase translates to MVRFFLLCLALLAAGPAFAIRPVAEWWAKPDTLGLKYRQVEITTADHVKLVAWLIEPSAKATDQHTTVVAAGGDAYNMSSNIYTAWALADAGYRSLLFDYRGFGHSQAFAIDPQRLYYEEFATDLRAALAEARHLEPRDRVGILGLSMGAIVGSEAAASAKPDFLITEGYPGNLPGIVAYQKATNNKTVTLPAEAAAYPRVAARVRCPWLLIAGTQDKNTPLADSAAVVQAARRKQRRQLLVVDCGHLGAQEKLTEKFFAEGYVRAVRRFLAGGKA, encoded by the coding sequence ATGGTACGCTTCTTTCTTCTTTGCTTGGCGCTGCTGGCCGCCGGCCCCGCATTTGCCATCCGCCCAGTAGCCGAATGGTGGGCCAAACCCGATACCCTGGGTCTGAAATACCGGCAGGTAGAGATTACCACGGCCGACCATGTGAAGCTGGTGGCCTGGCTAATTGAGCCCTCCGCGAAAGCCACTGACCAGCACACCACGGTGGTGGCCGCCGGCGGCGACGCCTATAATATGTCCAGCAACATCTACACGGCGTGGGCACTGGCCGACGCGGGCTACCGCTCGCTGCTGTTCGACTATCGGGGGTTTGGCCACAGCCAGGCTTTTGCCATCGACCCGCAGCGGCTGTACTACGAAGAGTTTGCCACCGACCTGCGCGCCGCGCTGGCCGAGGCGCGGCACCTGGAACCCCGCGACCGGGTGGGCATTCTGGGCCTGTCGATGGGTGCCATTGTTGGGTCGGAAGCAGCGGCCAGTGCCAAGCCCGATTTTCTTATCACCGAGGGCTACCCGGGCAACCTGCCGGGTATAGTGGCTTACCAAAAGGCCACCAATAACAAAACCGTAACGCTACCTGCCGAAGCTGCCGCCTATCCCCGCGTAGCCGCCCGCGTGCGCTGCCCGTGGCTGCTCATTGCTGGCACTCAGGATAAGAACACACCCCTGGCCGACTCTGCCGCCGTGGTGCAAGCCGCTCGTCGGAAGCAGCGCCGCCAATTGCTGGTCGTGGACTGCGGCCACCTGGGGGCGCAGGAGAAACTGACCGAAAAGTTCTTCGCCGAAGGCTACGTGCGCGCTGTCAGGCGTTTTCTGGCAGGCGGCAAAGCCTAG
- a CDS encoding NACHT domain-containing protein: MEHSGLEIAKDVVTTAKPLTDLILPALLAPRIKSVIDFLKKKGIEKSSSSEAVEKSFRNYLNDAYGHFCVMNTLVFPNQQILIKDIYQPLTLRTSYGYEIKEINVFEMRHLEKYGRILIADTAGMGKSTLVKWIGASIIEQNTSIPVLIELKKLSNKHKIIHEICTQLGDVFSDFDKDIILHLIKQGEFTFLLDGFDEVKYEHRAEVIEDIKGFIHKSSKNWFILTSRKDSALTAFGDFQRFSITPLTLNESFQLIRKYDSVNNVKIGEQLIRDIKGKLEQVQEFLVNPFLVSLLYKTYTYNRDIPSKKTTFYEEIYTALYKHHDLTKVVERNLESGLDIQDFRTVTNQLGFDTAKSGELEYSEQELIKLLECIIPKCAGIAFKSSRFIEDIVLHVPLFNREGLVRWAHKSLQDFFAASYISSSPKKEQIITAICKIQKSSYLNIIDFLYEMEYKIIRNIILYDIAKSFIAFCESSYKGFDIPMDIIRKRQAIAFDTSHLFTYKSGFDISDEEEVELKKYTSIERNLEVYEYEYRKKNLRTSSTHYSTSSFRHEIMNTFFKKGCSILKPIESFPHSQHSIDRFVTSLAWDNIYILDDKKENFLNQIKWFDQFSDMLISHRVHAINDKALLDFNECINLVKVVEEGKMLDSLEDELNGL; encoded by the coding sequence ATGGAACACTCAGGCTTAGAAATTGCAAAGGATGTCGTAACAACTGCAAAGCCATTAACTGACTTAATATTACCAGCATTATTAGCTCCAAGAATTAAATCAGTAATAGATTTTTTAAAGAAAAAAGGCATTGAAAAAAGCAGCTCATCAGAAGCCGTTGAGAAGAGCTTCCGAAATTATTTAAATGATGCATACGGGCACTTTTGTGTAATGAACACGCTAGTATTTCCAAATCAGCAGATTCTAATCAAAGATATTTATCAGCCATTAACATTAAGAACAAGTTATGGATATGAGATAAAAGAGATAAATGTTTTTGAAATGAGGCATCTTGAAAAATACGGAAGAATACTAATTGCTGATACAGCAGGTATGGGTAAATCGACCTTAGTTAAATGGATAGGAGCTTCAATTATAGAGCAAAACACATCCATCCCCGTATTAATCGAATTAAAAAAACTTAGCAACAAGCATAAAATAATTCATGAAATATGCACACAGCTAGGCGACGTTTTTTCAGATTTTGATAAAGACATAATATTACATCTTATAAAACAGGGAGAATTTACCTTTTTATTAGACGGCTTTGACGAAGTCAAATACGAACACAGAGCAGAAGTAATCGAAGATATAAAAGGCTTTATTCACAAATCATCTAAAAATTGGTTTATACTAACATCACGCAAAGATTCAGCACTTACTGCATTTGGAGACTTTCAACGATTCAGCATTACACCACTTACTCTCAATGAGTCTTTCCAGCTCATTAGAAAATATGATTCCGTAAACAATGTAAAAATCGGCGAGCAACTAATCAGGGATATAAAAGGCAAACTTGAACAGGTACAAGAATTCTTAGTCAACCCATTTCTTGTCTCACTATTATACAAAACATATACATACAATAGAGATATACCGTCTAAAAAGACAACCTTTTATGAAGAAATATACACAGCTCTTTATAAACATCACGACTTAACTAAAGTCGTAGAAAGAAATCTGGAGTCTGGTCTTGATATTCAAGACTTCCGAACCGTCACCAATCAATTGGGATTTGACACAGCAAAGTCTGGCGAACTTGAATATTCGGAACAGGAGCTGATTAAATTACTTGAATGCATAATCCCTAAATGCGCAGGCATAGCTTTTAAAAGCAGCAGATTTATTGAAGACATTGTCTTACACGTCCCTTTGTTTAATCGCGAGGGCCTTGTAAGATGGGCACACAAATCATTACAAGACTTCTTCGCGGCTTCTTACATCAGCTCCTCACCCAAAAAAGAGCAAATAATTACTGCTATTTGTAAAATTCAAAAAAGTAGTTATTTAAATATTATCGACTTTTTGTATGAAATGGAATACAAGATAATACGCAATATTATTCTGTATGACATAGCCAAATCTTTCATAGCATTCTGCGAGTCAAGTTACAAAGGATTTGATATCCCAATGGATATAATTCGCAAAAGACAAGCTATTGCGTTTGACACATCTCATCTTTTTACTTACAAGAGTGGATTTGACATATCCGATGAGGAAGAAGTCGAATTAAAAAAATACACATCAATCGAAAGGAATTTAGAAGTATACGAATATGAATACCGCAAAAAGAACTTAAGAACCAGTTCTACACATTACTCGACAAGTTCATTCCGCCATGAAATAATGAATACCTTTTTCAAAAAAGGTTGTTCAATATTAAAGCCTATTGAATCGTTTCCTCATTCACAACATAGTATAGATAGATTTGTCACATCACTTGCTTGGGATAATATATATATTCTTGATGACAAGAAAGAAAATTTCCTCAACCAAATCAAGTGGTTTGACCAATTTTCTGATATGCTAATTTCTCATAGAGTTCATGCTATCAATGACAAGGCACTTCTTGACTTCAACGAATGTATTAATTTGGTAAAAGTGGTCGAAGAGGGCAAAATGCTGGATAGTTTGGAGGACGAGTTAAATGGGCTATAA
- a CDS encoding nitroreductase family protein: protein MSLLEDLNWRYATKKMNGTKVSPEKVDYILEAARLAPSSSGLQQYKVIVISDPALLEKIKGLSYNQSQVTDCSHLLVFVAWDGYTDERVSTVFNYTMDERGLPHSTMDAYKTNLLGMLNAATPEWQAHHAAKQSYIALGLAMAAAAEQRVDATPMEGFLADKLDELLQLSGTGYKSAVLLPLGYREEANDWLVNMKKVRTPKAEFVTEMTLADAADIEVEPMLSLTGDTEN, encoded by the coding sequence ATGAGCTTACTCGAGGATTTGAACTGGCGCTACGCCACCAAAAAGATGAACGGCACGAAGGTTTCGCCGGAAAAAGTAGATTACATCCTGGAAGCAGCCCGGCTCGCCCCGTCGTCGTCGGGCTTGCAGCAGTACAAGGTGATTGTGATTTCGGACCCGGCCCTGCTGGAAAAAATCAAGGGTCTGTCCTACAACCAAAGCCAGGTTACGGACTGCTCGCACCTGCTGGTGTTCGTGGCCTGGGACGGCTACACCGACGAGCGGGTGAGCACCGTATTCAACTACACGATGGATGAGCGCGGCCTGCCCCACAGCACCATGGATGCCTACAAAACCAACCTGCTGGGCATGCTGAACGCGGCCACCCCCGAGTGGCAGGCCCACCACGCGGCCAAGCAGAGCTACATTGCCCTGGGCCTGGCCATGGCCGCCGCCGCCGAGCAGCGCGTGGATGCCACCCCGATGGAAGGCTTCCTGGCCGACAAGCTGGACGAACTGCTCCAACTGTCCGGTACCGGCTACAAAAGCGCCGTGCTGCTGCCCCTGGGCTACCGCGAGGAGGCCAACGACTGGCTGGTGAACATGAAAAAAGTGCGGACCCCCAAGGCGGAATTCGTCACGGAAATGACGCTGGCCGACGCGGCCGACATCGAGGTGGAGCCGATGCTAAGCCTGACCGGCGACACGGAAAACTAA
- a CDS encoding winged helix-turn-helix transcriptional regulator, whose amino-acid sequence MEPSVSKKIWNCAIGASVAMVGGKWKTSILLHLRDRTMRFGELQRAVGVSQKVLTQQLKELEKDGIIQRQVYAEVPPRVEYRLSDYGRTLQPVLDALYAWGAMHYTRNYPADVAPAPSAA is encoded by the coding sequence ATGGAACCCTCTGTCTCGAAGAAAATCTGGAATTGCGCCATTGGGGCCAGCGTGGCGATGGTGGGCGGCAAGTGGAAGACAAGCATCCTGCTGCACCTGCGCGACCGCACCATGCGCTTCGGCGAGCTGCAGCGGGCCGTGGGCGTGTCGCAGAAGGTGCTCACCCAGCAGCTCAAGGAGCTGGAAAAAGACGGCATCATCCAGCGGCAGGTGTATGCCGAAGTGCCCCCACGGGTCGAGTACCGCCTGAGCGACTACGGCCGAACCTTGCAGCCCGTGCTCGACGCGCTCTATGCCTGGGGTGCCATGCACTACACGCGCAACTACCCTGCGGACGTGGCACCGGCCCCATCTGCGGCCTGA
- a CDS encoding arginase translates to MKRIKLLEVRSELGAGTRGAGMGPDALRVACLNKGSDYFRRFNTVVLPDLNQVLFEKNQFPFAKHIDAIYTVQKGIAAAVEQTLRFGEFPLVLAGDHSSANATIAGIKAAYPTKTLGVVWIDAHADLHSPYTTPSGNVHGMPLAAALGMDNLAHQRNIPDAETVFFWRRLQNLGEPGPKLKPEHLVYVVVRDTEEQEEALIEELGIKWIRLPEIKEKGSRRLTREIYEHLRFCDMVYISFDVDSLDSSFSMGTGTPVEDGLYLSEAENLCQDLLENERVVCFEMVEINPTLDNGNTMAKNAFNILEKATAAIERRLRLDEVVSR, encoded by the coding sequence ATGAAACGCATTAAATTACTGGAAGTCCGCTCCGAGCTGGGGGCGGGTACCCGCGGGGCCGGCATGGGCCCCGACGCCCTGCGCGTGGCCTGCCTCAACAAAGGTTCTGACTATTTCCGGCGCTTCAATACAGTGGTGCTGCCCGATTTGAACCAGGTGCTGTTCGAGAAAAACCAGTTCCCGTTCGCCAAGCACATTGACGCCATTTATACCGTGCAGAAGGGCATTGCCGCCGCCGTGGAGCAAACGCTGCGCTTCGGCGAGTTTCCGCTGGTGCTGGCCGGCGACCACAGCAGCGCCAACGCCACCATTGCCGGCATCAAGGCTGCGTACCCGACCAAAACGCTCGGCGTGGTCTGGATTGATGCCCACGCCGACCTGCACTCGCCCTATACCACGCCCAGCGGTAACGTGCACGGCATGCCCCTGGCCGCCGCCCTGGGCATGGATAACCTGGCCCACCAGCGCAACATCCCCGACGCGGAAACGGTCTTCTTCTGGCGGCGGCTGCAAAACCTGGGCGAGCCCGGCCCCAAACTCAAGCCCGAGCACCTGGTGTACGTGGTGGTGCGCGACACCGAGGAGCAGGAAGAAGCCCTCATCGAAGAGCTGGGCATCAAGTGGATTCGGCTGCCCGAAATAAAGGAAAAAGGCTCGCGCCGTCTCACCCGCGAGATTTACGAGCACCTGCGCTTCTGCGACATGGTGTACATTTCCTTCGATGTGGATAGCCTCGATTCGAGCTTCAGCATGGGCACCGGCACGCCTGTGGAGGACGGTCTCTACCTCTCCGAAGCCGAAAACCTCTGCCAGGACCTGCTGGAAAACGAGCGGGTGGTGTGCTTCGAGATGGTCGAAATTAACCCTACGCTGGACAATGGGAATACGATGGCGAAGAATGCCTTCAACATCCTGGAAAAAGCCACTGCCGCGATTGAGCGCCGGCTGCGGCTGGATGAGGTGGTGAGCCGGTAA
- a CDS encoding type III PLP-dependent enzyme domain-containing protein, translated as MDTYHDLISQTFDFPTADFTVQDHKLRFHDIDLMALVEKYGTPMRLTYLPKITSQIQRAKQWFADGIAETGYTGTYSYAYCTKSSHFRFVLEEALKNDVDLETSSWFDISIIRNLHAQGKVDKQKHIICNGFKPEAYKKEIADLINDGFVNCMPIIDSPNEIEYYHDHVRENVNLGMRLASDEEPRFQFYTSRLGIRYADAIPIYEQRIKDDPRFTLTMLHYFISTGIKDTSYYWSELSRFVHKYCELRKVCPTLNSIDIGGGLPIQTSIQPDYDYPYMVAEILRTIQRICAQEGVPEPNIFTEFGIFTVGESGATIYSILDEKLQNDKELWYMIDGSFITNLPDTWALNQRFIMLALNGWEKSYKKIQLGGLTCDSQDYYNSEKHIYQTFLPERKPADAQPLYVGFFHTGAYQESLSGYGGIKHCLIPAPQHIILDRAADGTLTDIVFAPQQEASSMMRILGYE; from the coding sequence ATGGATACGTACCACGACCTCATCTCTCAAACCTTCGATTTTCCCACGGCCGACTTTACCGTTCAGGACCACAAGCTGCGCTTCCACGATATCGACCTGATGGCCCTCGTGGAAAAGTACGGTACCCCGATGCGCCTCACCTACCTACCCAAAATCACCTCCCAGATTCAGCGGGCCAAGCAATGGTTTGCCGACGGCATCGCCGAAACCGGCTACACCGGCACCTATTCCTACGCCTACTGCACCAAGTCGTCGCACTTCCGCTTCGTACTAGAAGAGGCGTTGAAAAACGACGTTGACCTCGAAACCTCGTCGTGGTTCGACATCAGCATCATCCGCAACCTGCACGCCCAGGGCAAGGTCGACAAGCAGAAGCACATCATCTGCAACGGCTTCAAGCCCGAGGCCTACAAGAAGGAAATCGCCGACCTGATTAACGACGGGTTCGTGAACTGCATGCCCATCATCGATTCGCCCAACGAAATCGAATACTACCACGACCACGTGCGCGAAAACGTGAACCTGGGCATGCGCCTGGCCTCCGACGAAGAGCCGCGCTTCCAGTTCTACACCTCGCGCCTGGGCATCCGCTACGCCGACGCCATCCCCATCTACGAGCAGCGCATCAAGGACGACCCACGCTTCACGCTCACCATGCTGCACTACTTCATCAGCACGGGCATCAAGGACACGTCCTATTACTGGTCCGAACTGAGCCGCTTCGTGCACAAGTACTGCGAGCTGCGCAAGGTGTGCCCCACCCTCAATTCCATCGACATCGGCGGCGGCCTGCCCATCCAAACCAGCATCCAGCCCGACTACGACTACCCCTACATGGTGGCTGAAATCCTGCGCACCATCCAGCGCATCTGCGCCCAGGAAGGCGTGCCCGAGCCCAACATTTTCACCGAGTTCGGCATATTCACGGTGGGCGAAAGCGGGGCCACGATTTACAGCATTCTCGACGAGAAACTGCAGAACGACAAGGAGCTCTGGTACATGATTGACGGCTCGTTCATCACCAACCTACCCGACACCTGGGCCCTCAACCAGCGCTTCATCATGCTGGCCCTCAACGGCTGGGAGAAGTCTTACAAGAAAATTCAGCTCGGCGGCCTCACCTGCGACTCGCAGGACTACTACAACTCCGAGAAGCACATCTACCAGACTTTCCTGCCCGAACGCAAGCCCGCCGATGCGCAGCCGCTCTACGTCGGCTTCTTCCACACCGGCGCGTATCAGGAGAGCCTCAGCGGCTACGGCGGCATCAAGCACTGCCTCATCCCCGCCCCCCAGCACATCATCCTCGACCGCGCCGCCGATGGCACCCTCACCGATATCGTGTTTGCGCCCCAGCAGGAAGCCAGCAGCATGATGCGCATCCTCGGGTACGAATAA
- a CDS encoding D-glycero-alpha-D-manno-heptose-1,7-bisphosphate 7-phosphatase: MTTKNKAVFLDRDGVLNKEMGAYVWEPEKFIICPGVPESLARLKAAGYHLIVVTNQAGIAKKLYTATEVRACHAKLQAACGGIIDALYFSDAHPSVSESILRKPGSAMLEKAVARFKLDVAQCWIVGDRLRDMQAGANIGVRGVLVGEQENAEGFAPHVADLRAATSVILGQ, translated from the coding sequence ATGACAACAAAAAACAAAGCCGTTTTTCTGGACCGCGACGGCGTGCTGAACAAGGAAATGGGTGCCTACGTCTGGGAGCCCGAAAAATTCATCATCTGCCCCGGCGTGCCCGAAAGCTTGGCCCGTCTCAAAGCCGCTGGCTACCACCTCATAGTAGTCACCAACCAGGCCGGAATCGCTAAAAAGCTTTACACCGCCACCGAAGTCCGCGCCTGCCACGCCAAGCTGCAAGCCGCCTGCGGCGGCATCATCGACGCGCTGTATTTCAGCGACGCGCACCCCAGTGTAAGCGAATCCATCCTGCGCAAGCCTGGCTCGGCCATGCTGGAAAAGGCCGTGGCGCGGTTTAAACTTGATGTGGCGCAGTGCTGGATAGTGGGCGACCGACTGCGTGATATGCAGGCTGGGGCCAACATCGGCGTGCGCGGGGTACTGGTAGGGGAGCAGGAAAACGCGGAAGGGTTTGCGCCACACGTTGCCGACCTGCGGGCGGCCACGTCAGTTATCTTAGGACAATGA
- the hemG gene encoding protoporphyrinogen oxidase, with protein sequence MKIAIIGGGISGLTLAWYLQKAGVTYDLFEADARPGGNLRSWATPEGYLLETGPNSLQLSPELEELLADLNLTDQIEDAAAVSQQRYVLRDGRYQVLPGSPPTLLTNGFFSLKAKWQLLKEFRQPAAPIDEQETVAHFFRRRFGPEILDYAVNPFMAGIYAGDPEQLLINKTFPQLTALEQQHGSVLRGLMKGGKGAGRRRIITLKNGIQTIPDTLAAKLTNYQPDTAVTAISRAADGTYQLELKGPQGLEAAPGYTHLALALPTYAAAPLLESLFPQAAAALAAVHYPPMTAVFSAYDRAAVAHPLNGFGALHPKVEGPYAAGSIWTSSIYPQRMPAGQVLFTTFVGGAQYEAAANQPEEAQKTAVHAELSRFYGITGAPHWQGRYAWPRSIPQFDARIIDAHRAADALEAEHIVAVANWRVGVSVPDCIRQARVRAALLAAEH encoded by the coding sequence ATGAAAATTGCCATCATCGGCGGCGGCATCAGCGGCCTCACCCTCGCCTGGTACCTGCAAAAAGCCGGCGTGACCTACGACCTCTTCGAGGCCGACGCTCGCCCCGGCGGCAACCTGCGCAGCTGGGCCACCCCCGAAGGCTACCTGCTCGAAACCGGCCCCAATTCCCTTCAACTAAGCCCCGAGCTGGAAGAACTGCTCGCCGACCTCAACCTCACCGACCAGATTGAGGACGCCGCCGCCGTGAGCCAGCAGCGCTACGTGCTGCGCGACGGCCGCTACCAGGTGCTGCCCGGCTCGCCCCCGACCCTGCTCACCAACGGCTTTTTCAGCCTGAAAGCCAAGTGGCAGCTCCTGAAAGAATTCCGCCAGCCCGCCGCCCCCATTGATGAGCAGGAAACCGTGGCCCACTTTTTTCGCCGCCGCTTTGGCCCCGAAATCCTGGACTACGCCGTGAACCCCTTCATGGCCGGCATCTACGCCGGCGACCCCGAGCAGCTGCTCATCAACAAAACCTTCCCCCAGCTCACGGCCCTGGAGCAACAGCACGGCTCGGTGCTGCGCGGGCTGATGAAGGGCGGCAAAGGCGCGGGCCGCCGCCGCATCATCACCCTCAAAAACGGCATCCAAACCATTCCCGATACCCTGGCGGCCAAGCTCACCAACTACCAACCAGACACAGCCGTCACGGCCATTTCGCGCGCCGCCGATGGCACCTACCAGTTGGAGCTGAAGGGGCCGCAGGGCCTGGAGGCCGCGCCCGGCTACACCCATCTGGCCCTGGCGCTGCCCACCTACGCCGCCGCGCCGCTGCTGGAATCGTTGTTTCCGCAGGCCGCCGCTGCGCTGGCCGCCGTCCACTACCCGCCCATGACGGCCGTGTTCTCGGCCTACGACCGCGCCGCCGTGGCGCACCCGCTCAACGGCTTTGGGGCGCTGCACCCCAAAGTAGAGGGCCCCTACGCCGCCGGTTCCATCTGGACCAGCAGCATCTACCCGCAGCGGATGCCGGCCGGCCAGGTGCTCTTCACCACCTTCGTGGGCGGCGCGCAGTACGAAGCCGCCGCCAATCAGCCCGAGGAAGCCCAAAAAACCGCCGTCCACGCCGAGCTGAGCAGGTTTTACGGCATCACGGGCGCGCCGCACTGGCAGGGGCGCTATGCGTGGCCGCGCAGCATCCCGCAGTTCGATGCGCGCATCATCGACGCCCACCGCGCCGCCGACGCCCTCGAAGCCGAACACATCGTGGCCGTAGCCAACTGGCGCGTGGGCGTGAGCGTGCCAGACTGCATTCGCCAGGCGCGGGTGCGGGCGGCACTTTTAGCGGCTGAACATTAA
- a CDS encoding polyprenol monophosphomannose synthase: MSEGLVLIPTYNEHENVELIIRKVMSLPRAFDVLIVDDNSPDGTAAIVRGLQIVFPGRLFLEVRGGKQGLGTAYLHGFHWALAHGYEYIFEMDADFSHNPEDLLRLHDTCAIEGHDMAIGSRYIQGVNVVNWPMSRVLMSYFASWYVRLITGMPISDATAGFKCYTARVLRAIDLANIHFVGYAFQIEMKWLAYQLGFRIKEVPIIFTDRTRGTSKMSKGIVQEAFFGVLQMKISSWLHPLKRVGTR; the protein is encoded by the coding sequence ATGAGCGAAGGCCTCGTCCTGATTCCTACCTACAACGAGCACGAAAATGTGGAGCTGATTATCCGCAAGGTGATGTCGTTGCCACGGGCTTTCGATGTGCTCATTGTCGATGATAACTCGCCCGATGGCACGGCCGCCATCGTACGCGGGCTGCAAATCGTGTTTCCGGGCCGTCTGTTTCTGGAGGTGCGCGGCGGCAAGCAGGGCCTGGGCACGGCCTATCTGCACGGCTTCCACTGGGCCCTGGCCCATGGCTACGAGTATATTTTTGAGATGGATGCCGACTTCTCGCACAACCCCGAGGACCTGCTCCGCCTGCACGACACCTGCGCCATAGAGGGCCACGATATGGCCATTGGCTCGCGCTACATTCAGGGCGTGAACGTGGTGAACTGGCCCATGTCGCGGGTGCTGATGTCGTACTTCGCCTCCTGGTACGTGCGCCTGATAACCGGCATGCCCATCAGCGATGCCACGGCAGGCTTTAAGTGCTACACGGCGCGGGTACTGCGGGCTATCGACCTGGCCAACATTCACTTCGTAGGCTACGCCTTCCAGATTGAGATGAAGTGGCTGGCCTACCAGCTGGGCTTCCGCATCAAGGAAGTGCCCATCATCTTCACCGACCGCACCCGGGGCACCTCCAAGATGTCGAAGGGCATTGTGCAGGAAGCCTTCTTCGGCGTGTTGCAGATGAAAATCAGCAGCTGGCTGCACCCGCTAAAGCGGGTGGGCACCCGCTAA